In Candidatus Omnitrophota bacterium, a genomic segment contains:
- a CDS encoding HAD-IIIC family phosphatase — protein MNGQDKKEALRKVKEDIKRSEYKSAFSRLDLITSHDDDFVLQSRYAALFRSIRTEGLDLKKIRVAVLATSTVSHFNDILRYWLAKEGFDADIYESEYDTVRQTIMDKNSPLYDFGPDIAVIFTNYRDVAFDVPPGSSREEIKSAVSSAVRDVASLWDALNRNSKCHIIQNNADLPYHRTFGNFEGAAPWTKINVLRLFNLELASAAVPGVTIFDLDFVSSAYGKRKWHDAEYWYHSKHAFSLDATGLVAHDLSKVIGSIKGRAKKCLVLDLDNTIWGGVIGDDGIEGIALGSGPDGEAFADFQRYLALLKRRGVILAVCSKNDEETAKEPFLKHPDMHLKLEDMVVFKANWDDKPSNIRQIASELNIGLDAIVFVDDNPAERELVRSTLPMVSVPELPPDPAGYVHALTSHSYFETVSFSDEDRARTEYYKSNVTRLGFQKQFTDLADYLKSLGMEMAVWTFDDFNLPRISQLVNKSNQFHLTTTRYTEQELRSMRDDPKRICRSFRLRDRFGDNGLISAVILEKKTPGEAVIDTWVMSCRVLSRSCEEFICREMITLAEEAGVKRITGKYIPTKKNRLVSGLYERLGFRTAGQEAEAFLWSLDIGRGTTLPETFIKRAVETDSVRM, from the coding sequence ATGAACGGTCAGGATAAAAAAGAAGCCTTGAGGAAGGTCAAAGAGGACATCAAACGCTCCGAATATAAGAGCGCATTTTCGCGCCTCGATCTCATAACCAGCCACGACGACGATTTTGTCCTGCAATCGAGGTATGCCGCCCTTTTCAGATCGATCAGGACGGAAGGCCTCGATCTTAAAAAGATCCGTGTAGCGGTGCTTGCGACCAGCACCGTCAGCCATTTCAACGATATATTAAGGTACTGGCTGGCGAAAGAAGGATTCGACGCCGACATATACGAATCGGAGTATGATACTGTCAGGCAAACGATAATGGACAAGAACAGCCCCCTCTACGACTTCGGACCGGACATAGCCGTGATATTTACGAATTACAGGGATGTCGCGTTCGATGTGCCGCCGGGCAGCTCCCGCGAGGAAATTAAAAGCGCGGTTTCGTCGGCGGTCCGCGATGTAGCGTCCCTCTGGGACGCGCTTAACAGGAATTCGAAATGCCATATAATACAGAATAACGCGGACCTGCCGTACCACCGCACTTTCGGAAACTTCGAAGGCGCGGCACCATGGACGAAGATCAATGTCCTGAGGCTGTTCAACCTTGAGCTCGCCAGCGCGGCCGTGCCCGGCGTGACCATATTCGATCTCGATTTCGTATCGTCGGCGTACGGTAAACGCAAATGGCATGACGCCGAGTATTGGTACCATTCCAAACACGCTTTCAGCCTGGATGCGACAGGGCTGGTCGCACACGACCTGTCTAAGGTGATAGGCTCGATAAAAGGGCGGGCAAAAAAATGCCTCGTCCTCGACCTCGACAATACCATCTGGGGCGGAGTAATAGGCGATGACGGTATCGAGGGCATCGCGCTCGGCAGCGGTCCCGACGGCGAAGCATTCGCGGATTTCCAGCGGTATCTCGCGCTCCTGAAGAGACGCGGGGTCATACTTGCCGTATGCAGCAAGAACGACGAGGAGACCGCCAAAGAGCCGTTCCTCAAACACCCGGACATGCACCTTAAGCTGGAGGACATGGTCGTATTTAAAGCGAACTGGGATGATAAGCCGTCCAATATAAGGCAGATAGCGTCAGAGCTGAACATAGGGCTCGACGCAATAGTCTTCGTCGACGACAATCCGGCCGAGCGGGAGCTCGTGAGAAGCACTCTTCCGATGGTGAGCGTCCCGGAACTGCCGCCGGACCCGGCCGGTTACGTCCACGCGTTGACAAGCCACTCATATTTCGAGACGGTCTCATTCTCCGACGAGGATAGGGCTCGGACCGAATATTATAAAAGTAATGTCACGCGCCTGGGGTTTCAAAAGCAGTTTACCGATCTCGCCGATTATCTGAAGAGCCTTGGCATGGAGATGGCGGTATGGACATTCGACGATTTCAACCTCCCCCGTATATCGCAGCTTGTGAATAAGTCGAACCAGTTCCATCTTACTACGACCAGATACACCGAACAGGAACTGAGATCGATGCGGGACGACCCCAAGAGGATCTGCCGGTCATTCAGGCTTAGGGACCGTTTCGGCGACAACGGCCTGATATCGGCGGTAATACTTGAGAAGAAGACGCCCGGCGAGGCGGTGATAGATACCTGGGTCATGAGCTGCCGCGTCCTGTCGAGAAGCTGCGAGGAATTTATCTGCCGGGAGATGATAACCCTGGCAGAAGAGGCAGGTGTGAAGAGGATAACGGGTAAGTATATACCGACGAAGAAGAACAGGCTCGTCAGCGGATTATACGAAAGACTCGGCTTCCGTACCGCAGGTCAGGAAGCCGAGGCGTTTCTATGGTCGCTCGATATCGGCCGGGGGACAACGCTTCCGGAGACATTCATAAAGAGGGCCGTTGAAACAGATAGTGTAAGGATGTAA
- a CDS encoding acyl carrier protein, which produces MTGKRDSIKERLNGIFREVFDDDTIEISDTMTAKDIAEWDSLNHIVLVVAVEKEFGLKLNAAEVGKLENVGSMLTLLEGRATK; this is translated from the coding sequence ATGACCGGCAAGAGGGATTCTATAAAGGAGCGCCTGAACGGGATTTTCAGGGAAGTCTTTGACGACGATACGATCGAGATATCGGATACTATGACAGCGAAGGATATCGCCGAGTGGGATTCGCTGAATCATATAGTACTCGTAGTCGCCGTGGAGAAAGAGTTCGGCCTGAAGCTTAACGCCGCAGAGGTCGGGAAGCTGGAGAATGTCGGATCGATGCTGACGCTCCTCGAAGGCCGCGCTACAAAATAA